A section of the Rummeliibacillus pycnus genome encodes:
- a CDS encoding HAMP domain-containing histidine kinase yields MKLKTKIHIFSTILMLIILTLTTIGIYFLYEKMAYDTEYQQLLDESQELVTSISQTSMINDPATILRAYIPSNGAIRIVDDHGKSLVAVQSMEGIEDYKPKLQEDHYLVETYKGKTILSFKIPVIWMDGSVVYVQMMQSMESVASTLSLLKLVLSGMAVLAAILVLLSSMTLAEIVLRPIQRLTATMKRSSKSGTFEKIDVTKQGKDELGEMSQTFNDMMSQLEQNYRKQEQFVSNASHELKTPLTVIESYARLLKRRGFDNREVAVESVEAILSESIRMSEMIQQMLELAKNKERAPLQMNRLDVHTLLNQTLQQMHQAYNRNFYLHGKGPVFITTDEQKIKQLFFIFLENARRYSEDDIHVYISNHPLVVKIKDQGDGIAEEHIPYLFERFYRVSQDRNRKTGGTGLGLAIATEIAAQLHISLSVKSTVGIGTTMILTFNEQEEGQHEKI; encoded by the coding sequence ATGAAACTAAAAACAAAAATTCATATCTTTTCAACGATACTTATGCTCATCATTTTAACTTTGACAACAATTGGGATTTACTTTTTATACGAAAAAATGGCATATGATACAGAATATCAACAATTATTAGATGAATCACAAGAACTTGTAACATCTATTAGCCAAACAAGTATGATTAACGATCCAGCAACAATTTTACGGGCGTACATACCATCGAATGGTGCCATTCGTATTGTTGATGATCATGGAAAATCACTGGTAGCTGTACAATCGATGGAAGGTATTGAAGACTATAAACCAAAACTACAAGAGGACCATTATTTAGTAGAAACATATAAAGGGAAAACCATTTTATCATTTAAAATACCTGTTATTTGGATGGATGGCTCAGTCGTATATGTGCAAATGATGCAATCGATGGAAAGTGTAGCAAGTACCCTATCACTATTAAAACTAGTTTTAAGTGGAATGGCGGTATTAGCAGCTATTCTCGTATTGTTGTCTAGTATGACACTTGCTGAAATTGTTCTAAGACCCATTCAACGTCTCACAGCTACGATGAAACGGAGCAGTAAATCAGGAACATTCGAAAAAATTGATGTTACAAAGCAAGGTAAGGATGAGCTAGGAGAAATGAGCCAAACCTTCAACGATATGATGTCTCAACTCGAACAAAATTATCGTAAGCAAGAGCAGTTTGTTTCAAATGCTTCCCACGAATTAAAGACGCCCTTAACGGTAATTGAAAGTTACGCTAGATTATTAAAACGTAGAGGTTTTGACAATAGAGAAGTTGCAGTTGAATCAGTTGAAGCTATTTTGAGTGAATCCATTCGAATGTCTGAAATGATTCAACAAATGCTAGAGCTTGCCAAAAATAAAGAACGAGCACCTTTACAAATGAATAGATTGGATGTTCATACTTTATTAAATCAAACACTCCAGCAAATGCATCAAGCATATAATAGAAATTTTTATTTACACGGAAAAGGGCCAGTTTTCATTACCACAGATGAACAAAAAATAAAGCAATTGTTCTTTATTTTCTTGGAAAATGCCCGTCGCTATAGTGAAGATGATATTCATGTATATATATCTAATCATCCCCTTGTTGTGAAGATTAAAGATCAGGGAGACGGTATTGCAGAAGAACATATACCTTATCTTTTTGAACGCTTTTATAGAGTCAGTCAGGATCGAAATCGTAAAACAGGGGGGACTGGCCTTGGACTGGCTATTGCAACAGAAATTGCTGCACAATTGCATATCTCCTTATCTGTAAAAAGTACAGTTGGAATCGGTACAACCATGATCTTGACTTTTAATGAGCAGGAGGAGGGGCAACATGAGAAAATATAA